One stretch of Anas acuta chromosome W, bAnaAcu1.1, whole genome shotgun sequence DNA includes these proteins:
- the LOC137847415 gene encoding olfactory receptor 14C36-like has product MAYDRYVAICMPLHYGSLLGSRACAQMAAAAWGSGFLNAVLHTANTFSLPLCQGNAVDQFFCEIPHILKLSCSDSDYLKEVRLLVVSACLAFGCFVFIALSYVQIFRAVLRMPSEQGQHKAFSTCLPHLAVVSLFVSTAILAYLKPPSISSPSLDLMVSFLYSVVPPAVNPLIYSMRNQELKATLKKLILVVIFT; this is encoded by the coding sequence atggcctatgaccgctacgttgccatctgcatgcctctgcactacgggagcctcctgggcagcagagcttgtgcccagatggcagcagctgcctggggcagtggctttctcaatgctgtcctgcacacggccaacacattttccctgcccctctgccaaggcaatgctgtggaccagttcttctgtgaaatcccccacatcctcaagctctcctgctcagattcAGACTACCTAAAGGAAGTTAGACTTCTGGTGGTTAGTGCATGTTTagcatttggttgttttgttttcattgctctgTCCTATgttcagatcttcagggcagtgctgaggatgccctctgagcagggccagcacaaagccttttccacgtgcctccctcacctggccgtggtctccctcTTTGTCAGTACTGCCATActtgcctacctgaagcccccctccatctcctccccttCCTTGGACCTGATGGTGTCATTCCTGTACTCAGTGGTACCTCCAGCAGTAAACCCGCTCATCTatagcatgaggaaccaggagctgaaaGCCACACTGAAGAAACTGATTCTAGTGGTAATATTTACTTAG
- the LOC137847416 gene encoding olfactory receptor 14C36-like has protein sequence MPNSSSVSEFLLLAFADTRELQLLHFALFLGIYLAALLGNGLILTAVSCDHRLHTPMYFFLLNLAVLDLGSISTTVPKAMANFLWDARVISYPGCAAQVFLLVFLISSELSLLTVMAYDRYIAICQPLYYGTLLSSRACANMAAAAWGSGFLHSVLHTANTFSLPLCNGNTLNQFFCEIPQILKLSCSDSYLREVEVLVVTAFLFGGCFVFIALSYVQIFRAVLRIPSQQGRQKAFSTCLPHLAVVSLFLSTIIFAHLKPPSISSSSLDVVLAFLYLVVPPVVNPFIYSMRNKEIKVAMWKVMSGCFS, from the coding sequence atgcccaacagcagctctgtgagcgagttcctcctgctggcattcgcagacacacgcgagctgcagctcctgcacttcgcgctcttcctgggcatctacctggctgccctcctgggcaacggaCTCATCCTCACTGCTGTAAGCTGTGACCACCGCCtgcacacccccatgtacttcttcctcctcaacctcgctGTCCTTGATCTGGGatccatctccaccactgtccccaaagccatggccaatttCCTCTGGGATGCCAGGGTCATTTCCTacccaggatgtgctgcacaggtctttttgCTAGTCTTTCTGATTTCATCAGAACTATCTCTTCTCACCGTCATGGCTTACGACCGTTACATCGCCATCTGTCAGCCCCTGTACTACGGGACcctcctgagcagcagagcctgtgccaacatggcagcagctgcctggggcagtggctttctccattctgtgctgcacactgccaatacattttcactgCCTCTCTGCAATGGCAATACCCTcaaccagttcttctgtgaaatcccccagatcctcaagctctcctgctcagactcCTACCTAAGGGAAGTTGAAGTTCTTGTGGTTACTGCTTTTCTAtttgggggttgttttgttttcattgctctgtcctatgtgcagatcttcagggctgtgctgaggatcccCTCGCAGCAGGGACGgcaaaaagccttttccacatgcctccctcacctggctgtggtctccctcttTCTCAGCACAATTATTTTTGCCCACCTGAAGCCCCCATctatttcctcttcttccctggATGTTGTTCTGGCATTTCTGTACTTGGTGGTGCCTCCAGTAGTGAACCccttcatctacagcatgaggaacaaggagaTCAAGGTTGCCATGTGGAAAGTGATGAGTGGGTGTTTTTCTTGA